One genomic region from Euleptes europaea isolate rEulEur1 chromosome 6, rEulEur1.hap1, whole genome shotgun sequence encodes:
- the GPX2 gene encoding glutathione peroxidase 2: MTPIAKSFYDLSATDLHGEKVNFNNFRGRVVLIENVASLUGTTVRDYTHMNQLQSKYPRRLVVLGFPCNQFGYQENCTNEEILNSLKYVRPGSAFEPNFILCQKCEVNGKNTHSVFAYLKDKLPYPDDNPSCLMMEPKFIIWSPVNRNDISWNFEKFLVGPEGEPFKRYSPRFLATNIEPDIQRLLKLAK; encoded by the exons ATGACTCCCATAGCCAAATCCTTTTATGACCTCAGTGCCACTGACCTCCATGGAGAAAAAGTGAACTTCAACAATTTCAGGGGGAGAGTGGTCTTGATAGAGAACGTTGCCTCCCTCTGAGGCACAACAGTGAGGGACTACACCCACATGAACCAGCTGCAGAGCAAATATCCTCGGCGGCTGGTtgtgctgggtttcccttgcaaCCAGTTTGGCTACCAG GAGAACTGCACTAATGAAGAGATCCTCAACAGCTTGAAATATGTGCGGCCTGGGTCTGCATTTGAACCCAATTTCatactttgccagaaatgtgaGGTGAATGGAAAGAACACCCACTCTGTCTTTGCCTACCTGAAGGACAAACTTCCATACCCAGATGACAACCCCTCCTGCTTGATGATGGAACCCAAGTTTATCATATGGAGCCCAGTAAATCGCAATGACATCTCCTGGAACTTCGAGAAGTTCCTTGTGGGGCCTGAAGGGGAGCCTTTCAAGCGCTACAGCCCCAGATTCCTCGCCACCAACATCGAACCTGACATCCAACGACTCCTGAAGCTTGCCAAATAA